The following are encoded in a window of Malassezia japonica chromosome 7, complete sequence genomic DNA:
- a CDS encoding uncharacterized protein (TransMembrane:3 (i82-100o158-178i199-220o); COG:S; EggNog:ENOG503PKYQ): MPDLERRDAGPMPWQSLEDRIRDADRSHIAVPHGQNDDELYAVRRSQRSRLTRANWFGFKSPEVPGEAARDFCMRERNYMSWVKFFTYMSILASAMFLQLQLQDEKEQPQQIETLRAMLSHPTRRSQAPYTLPAVDPSVHMTKLSDKGLLHQDTALGAIYLALALLSFVVSTHDYYACIRQLEAEHTYLDECEGHTHPMVTILSCVIGLMVMATALLMLVQREV; encoded by the exons ATGCCCGATctggagcggcgcgacgcggggCCGATGCCGTGgcagtcgctcgaggaccgcatccgcgacgcggaccgcTCGCACATCGCGGTGCCCCACGGGCAGAACGATGACGAGCTctacgcggtgcgccggtcgcagcgctcgcgcttgaCGCGCGCCAACTGGTTCGGATTCAAGTCCCCCGAGGTGCCtggcgaggccgcgcgcgattTTTGCA tgcgcgagcgcaactACATGTCGTGGGTCAAGTTCTTTACGTACATGTCGATTctcgcgagcgccatgtTTCTCCAGCTGCAGCTCCAGGATGAGAAAGAGCAGCCGCAGCagatcgagacgctgcgcgcgatgcTCTCGCACCCCACACGCCGCAGCCAGGCGCCGTATACGCTGCCTGCTGTTGATCCCTCGGTGCACATGACCAAGCTCAGTGACAAAGGACTGCTGCACCaggacacggcgctcggcgcgatctacctcgcgctggcgctgctctCGTTTGTCGTCTCGACCCACGACTACTATGCGTGCATCCGGCAGCTGGAGGCGGAGCATACCTACCTGGACGAGTGCGAAGGGCATACGCACCCCATGGTCACGATCCTCTCGTGTGTCATTGGTCTGATGGTCATGGCTACGGCACTGCTGATGCTGGTACAGCGCGAAGTGTAA
- a CDS encoding uncharacterized protein (EggNog:ENOG503NW7N; COG:A), with the protein MLARTDGAPERIPAPPMRLADAELEKDRARSIADAEARGDAPWQTQNVDDDVNGYYASHPKRKRKQRPAVSPVTLSMNLDADYDPAIPNEYAVYIALVKDRRRRRSEWQQWAHEDEEDERPERLRKFAPPPSYGVPSSSIPMVDVDDAVGAPLGPPPVPHAPGPPPPGPPPVPPNRLAPPGPPPPRPPSMTDAPTPNVLDKKKQAAAAIAAAFSQPKRAVPAPYRPPPPDDHTPDPTKFAERLMERYGYKQGEGLGADGNKGMVRPLEARATKRGAARGTIVNRNPDEAHAQARAQFGEPSEVIVLDHVLDTEADITRDTPQEIAQLCEEHGYVDRVVLHPTSSGVRALVQFTGMAGAYRTVRALDQHVFRGRPIRSKYYPAPQFAVGEYALD; encoded by the exons ATGCTTGCAAGGACTGACGGTGCGCCGGAGCGGATTCCCGCACCGCCGATGCGCCTTGCAGATGCAGAGCTCGAAAAGGACCGTGCGCGGTCcatcgccgacgccgaggcacgGGGGGATGCGCCGTGGCAGACACAgaacgtcgacgacgatgtGAATGGGTACTATGCATCGCATCCGAAACGC AAACGCAAGCAAAGGCCCGCCGTATCGCCTGTCACACTGTCGATGAACTTGGATGCGGACTACGACCCTGCCATCCCCAACGAGTACGCGGTATATATTGCATTGGTCAAGgatcgccggcggcggcgtagTGAGTGGCAGCAGTGGGCGCatgaggacgaggaggacgagcgTCCTGAGCGCTTGCGAAAgtttgcgccgccgccgtcgtaTGGAGTGCCTTCGTCAAGTATACCGATGGTGGACGTGGACGACGCTGTGGGCGCGCCTCTCGGCCCTCCGCCCGTGCCGCATGCACCAGGCCCCCCGCCACCCGGCCCTCCGCCTGTGCCGCCGAACCGCCTCGCTCCGCCAGGCCCCCCACCGCCCCGCCCACCCAGCATGACCGACGCGCCAACCCCCAATGTGCTGGACAAGAAGAAGCAAGCTGCCGCAGCTATTGCGGCCGCGTTTTCGCAGCCCAAGCGCGCCGTACCTGCGCCGTACCGCCCCCCTCCGCCTGACGACCATACCCCGGATCCGACCAAgtttgccgagcgcctcatGGAGCGGTACGGGTACAAGCAAGGCGAAGGTCTCGGTGCCGACGGCAACAAAGGCATGGTCCGCCCCCTCGAAGCCCGTGCGACCAAgcgaggtgcggcgcgcggcacgatTGTGAATCGCAATCCCGACGAGGCCCATGCGCAGGCTCGTGCGCAATTTGGCGAGCCAAGCGAGGTGATTGTCCTTGACCACGTCCTGGACACGGAGGCGGACATTACCCGCGATACCCCCCAGGAAATCG CCCAACTATGTGAAGAGCATGGCTATGTCGACCGGGTGGTGCTGCACCCCACGTCCTCTGGCGTACGCGCCCTTGTGCAGTTCACCGGCATGGCAGGAGCGTACCGTACCGTACGTGCTCTCGACCAGCACGTCTTCCGCGGACGTCCGATCCGCAGCAAGTACTACCCTGCCCCCCAGTTTGCCGTAGGTGAATATGCTCTGGATTAA
- the POM1 gene encoding dual-specificity kinase (EggNog:ENOG503NXAT; COG:T), translating into METLESALRGVLASLRTHAEGLFDDLAENAALDRQGGSRGASVHTHLAALDKLDAELGAVLGMAATHQANEARIAPLLKEIQARDTLQRTSIAKVASLRAELHALVLAADAERDEMQHAEDDPLDYHRVLAYAQRLARYTSAPPGYRLEPPEAPAADDAPLHLAPEYNQKAARAAGYYDPAIPPMPQELPFPSDRLMRQGILYADAAGGVPPPEAPAPVQETIDAAPAPAPAALDTFAMDDEDAFDLDLNPHYEASESVAGPLPTTDALGLAPALTPSAYSSSVPRYADTSVPSAPQTPAHTQLTPQRSPESNAPSPRVYDRTGQVGIGELATPRWFQQSVPGATQRSPQAASPSRARNIPPESLPGTAQQTAARHARAISYSMTPGQPRSEPRASLPTFASMQQLSELGVDESSDAFFSRPLQDTSTASALPTPGRRDASGTGPASPQARARNAPLGSMRTPDTRADKAPQRRSNRISSSSFVPAFLRGNSGDSQSARKFLGLSSTDVLRKLDGLSVSPRGRDVPEKEEGDQSTQSLPARMLFSSPKDGSDPFRVHDAARAPNASSAEGSTSTQGPGAAPDVHRPTRASVPTVHSVGAAPSVVPSAAPSAEPSTAPSTEAPSAPPSEPHTSYAPSSEAHTLHAPLNEPRASHPPAPFPSDAPSSGVPAAADVPPAAAPLSAPLSSAPDSLSPVGTAGHSEEAFPPRSQLVDTSRWPRLDSTYTDARPDSAVHATAVAPDTSATLPRSAVHATAPPELSADELGVISGPTPRDTRRDSRTLRRNRASMQTEPGEEDEPSGSLAGRLSRRSLVALGALFKASPRRSDDAPSDTPPKPRSRLSFRRRRQSMPSKPDGLDAPDATPVQSPPPTLPPKSTLRRTEGQDNVPPMRQEPSAYHTAKAQGSRIPRASSMMRLLSRKTPVDEPRQTPSRIPQSTSMQSVRTQEHEPSLPSAKSTHSVHRAEGETPLKALARARQRRTSPVKEEAVKVRTLRKGQNAEAADALRRQRAAAAKTQVERKTPSERKPVPSREEPPLRWNVRKSATMAAAPAAAAAAAAPAAAPVSRSPSVRSMPRSTSVHSRLSSRTAVPSAPSPMSMAALRLDDEKNGDAEMERHIARVQQRKLAGGARQDELDQQLEFPTSVAPSKRLSPRQAEVIYGNHLCPYEVQELYEYESIYYVGSFARHKHYATPDKPDRNFGYDDERGDYEVNLRDHLAFRYEIVKLLGRGSFGQVLQCKDHKTGEHVAIKLIRNKKRFHHQALVEVKIMESLTKSDLAGEHNVVHMTDSFTFRSHLCVTMELLSINLYELIKANSFEGFSLHLIRRFAMQTLQCLELMRAARIVHCDLKPENILLKHPRRSEIRVIDYGSSCYENEKVYTYIQSRFYRSPEVILGMDYNMAIDMWSLGCILVELHTGYPIFPGENEQDQLACMMEVLGLPDRHLLEKSTRRKLFFDSTGAPRPVVNSRGHRRRPNSKTLASAVRSRDELFLDFIAQCLAWDPEKRIRADAALQHPWFTHPIDAQVSSAIPRAQAPRRPRATDANGSLLPRASLPPAAAT; encoded by the exons ATGGAGACGTTGGAaagtgcgctgcgcggcgtgctggcgtcgctgcgtacgcacgccgaggGCCTCTTTGATGACCTTGCAGAGAATGcagcgctcgaccgccaaGGCGggagccgcggcgcgagcgtgcacACGCACCTCGCTGCGCTAGATAagctcgatgccgagctcggcgcggtgctcggcatgGCCGCGACGCATCAGGCCAACGAGGCCCGCATCGCCCCCCTCCTAAAAGAGATCCAAGCGCGTGATAccctgcagcgcacgagcaTTGCCAAGGTCGCttcgctgcgtgccgagctgcacgcgctcgtgctcgccgccgacgcggagcgcgacgaaaTGCAGCATGCCGAGGACG ACCCCCTCGACTACCACCGTGTGCTCGCATACGCacagcgccttgcgcgctatacctcggcgccgcccggctACCGTCTCGagccgcccgaggcgccggccgccgacgatgcccccctgcacctcgcgccCGAGTACAACCAAAAagccgcgcgtgcggcgggaTACTATGACCCTGCGATACCCCCCATGCCCCAGGAGCTTCCCTTTCCTTCGGACCGCCTCATGCGCCAAGGCATTTTGTACGCGGacgccgcgggcggcgtCCCGCCCCCCGAAGCGCCCGCGCCTGTACAAGAAACGAtcgatgcggcgcccgcacccgcgcctgcggcgctcgataCGTTTGCcatggacgacgaggacgccTTTGACCTCGACCTCAATCC CCATTACGAGGCGAGCGAGTCCGTGGCAGGTCCCCTGCCGACGACTGAcgccctcggcctcgcccCCGCCCTGACGCCGTCGGCATATAGCAGCTCCGTGCCCCGGTACGCCGAtacgagcgtgccgagtgcgccgcagaCTCCGGCACATACGCAGCTTACACCCCAACGCTCACCAGAATCGaatgcgccgtcgccgcgcgtgtACGATCGGACGGGCCAGGTGggcatcggcgagctggCGACTCCCCGCTGGTTCCAACAAAGCGTACCTGGCGCGACCCAGCGCTCGCCACAggcggcctcgccgagccgcgcgcgcaaCATACCCCCGGAATCGCTCCCGGGCACTGCGCAGCAgaccgccgcacgccacgcgcgcgcgattTCCTACTCCATGACGCCGGGCCAGCCCCGCAGCGAGCCGCgggcgtcgctgccgacctTTGCCTCGATGCAGCAGCTGAGCGAGCTGGGCGTCGACGAGTCGTCGGACGCATTCTTTAGCAGGCCTCTGCAGGATACTtccaccgcctcggcgctgcctACGCcagggcggcgcgacgcgagcggGACGGGCCCTGCATCGCCACAAGCCCGCGCGCGCaacgcgccgctgggcagcatgcgcacgccggaTACGCGCGCGGACAAGGCACCGCAGCGCCGATCGAACCGcatctcctcgtcgtcgtttGTGCCTGCGTTCCTGCGGGGAAACAGCGGCGACTCACAGAGCGCACGCAAGTTCCTGGGGCTCAGCTCGACAGACGttctgcgcaagctcgacggGCTCAGCGTGTCGCCCCGCGGTCGCGACGTGCCGGAAAAGGAGGAGGGCGATCAGAGCACACAGTCGCTTCCCGCCCGCATGCTCTTTTCGTCGCCCAAGGACGGGAGCGACCCTTTTCGTGTgcacgacgctgcgcgtgcgcccaatgcgtcgagcgcagaGGGGAGCACGAGCACGCAGGGCCCAGgtgccgcgccggacgTGCACCGGCCCACGCGTGCGAGCGTCCCGACGGTGCACAGTGTAGGAGCAGCGCCAAGTGTCGTGccgagtgccgcgccgagcgccgagccgagcaccgcaccgagcaccgaggcgccgagcgcgccgccgagcgagcccCACACGTCGTACGCGCCATCGAGCGAGGCCCACACGttgcacgcgccgctgaACGAGCCCCGCGCATCGCACCCACCCGCTCCTTTTCCTTCGGATGCGCCCTCATCTGGCGTGCCTGCTGCAGCCGATGTACCGCCCGCAGCTGCGCCCCTTTCTGCACCGctctcgtcggcgccggatAGCCTCTCTCCCgtcggcacggccggccACTCGGAAGAGGCGTTCCCCCCCCGCTcccagctcgtcgacacgTCGCGATGGCCGCGGCTCGACTCGACGTATACCGACGCACGCCCCGATTCGGCCGTGCATGCGACGGCCGTCGCACCAGACACGTCGGCGACTCTCCCTCGTTCTGCCGTGCacgccacggcgccgcccgagctctctgcggacgagctcggtgtGATTTCTGGCCCGACGCCTCGCGATACACGCCGCGACTCGCGTACCCTGCGCCGGAACCGCGCATCGATGCAGACAGAgcccggcgaggaggacgagccgAGCGGGAGCCTCGCTGGCCGCctctcgcgccgctcgctcgtggcgctcggcgcgctgttCAAGGCGAGCCCTCGGCGCTCGGACGATGCTCCGTCCGACACGCCTCCCaagccgcgctcgcgcctcTCGttccggcggcggcggcagagCATGCCGAGCAAGCCCGACGGACTTGACGCACCGGACGCCACGCCGGTGCAGTCGCCCCCCCCCACGCTCCCTCCGAAAtcgacgctgcggcggACCGAAGGCCAGGATAATGTGCCGCCCATGCGTCAGGAGCCGTCCGCGTACCACACTGCCAAAGCGCAAGGTAGTCGCATTCCCCGCGCATCCTCCATGATGCGCCTCCTCTCGCGCAAgacgccggtcgacgagccgcggcagacgccgtcgcgcatTCCCCAGAGCACGTCGATGCagtcggtgcgcacgcaggaGCACGAGCCGAGTCTCCCGTCGGCAAAGAGCACGCACAGCGTGCACCGTGCCGAAGGCGAGACGCcgctcaaggcgctcgctcgcgcccggcagcggcgcacgtcgccggtcAAAGAAGAGGCCGTcaaggtgcgcacgctccgcaaAGGCCAAAATGCagaggcggccgacgcgctgcgccgccagcgcgccgcggccgccaagacgcaggtcgagcgcaagacACCGTCCGAGCGCAAGCCTGTGCCGTCCCGCGAGgagccgccgctgcgctggaACGTGCGCAAGAGCGCAAcgatggccgcggcgccagctgcggcggccgcagcggcggcgccggccgcggcgcccgtgagccgctcgccgtcggtgcgctccatgccgcgctcgacgagcgtgcaCTCGCGCctctcgtcgcgcacggccgtgcccagcgcgccgtcgccgatgagcatggccgcgctgcgtctcgacgaCGAAAAGAATGGCGACGCAGAGATGGAGCGCCACATTGCgcgtgtgcagcagcgcaagctcgccggcggcgcgcgccaggacgagctcgaccagcagctcgagttccccacgagcgtcgcgccgtccaAGCGCTTgtcgccgcggcaggcCGAAGTCATCTACGGCAACCACCTCTGTCCTTACGAAGTCCAAGAGCTGTACGAGTACGAGTCGATCTACTACGTTGGTTCTTTTGCACGACACAAGCACTATGCGACGCCGGATAAGCCGGATCGCAACTTTGggtacgacgacgagcgcggcgactACGAGGTGAACCTGCGCGACCACCTCGCATTCCGCTACGAGATCGTCAAACTGCTGGGCCGCGGCTCGTTCGGGCAGGTCCTGCAGTGCAAGGACCACAAGACGGGCGAGCATGTGGCGATCAAACTCATCCGCAACAAGAAACGCTTCCACcatcaggcgctcgtcgaggtgaAGATCATGGAGAGCCTGACCAAGTCGGATCTCGCGGGCGAGCACAACGTCGTGCACATGACCGACTCGTTCACCTTCCGCTCGCACCTGTGCGTCACGATGGAGCTGCTTAGTATCAATCTGTACGAGCTGATCAAGGCAAACAGCTTCGAGGGATTCTCGCTGCACTTGATCCGCCGCTTTGCGATGCAGACGCTCCAGTGCCTCGAGCtgatgcgcgccgcacgcatcGTGCACTGCGATCTAAAGCCGGAAAACATCCTGCTCAAGCacccgcggcgcagcgagatCCGCGTGATCGACTATGGCTCGAGCTGCTACGAAAACGAAAAGGTGTATACGTACATCCAGTCGCGTTTCTACCGCTCGCCGGAAGTGATCCTCGGCATGGACTACAACATGGCGATCGACATGTGGTCGCTCGGTTgcatcctcgtcgagctgcacaCGGGCTACCCCATCTTCCCGGGCGAGAACGAGCAGGACCAGTTGGCGTGCATGATGGAGGTCCTCGGCCTACCGGACCGGCACCTACTCGAAAagagcacgcgccgcaagctGTTTTTCGACTccaccggcgcgccgcggcccgtTGTCAACTCGCGGGGAcacaggcgcaggcccAACAGCAAGACGCTGGCGTCTGCAGTGCGGTCGCGCGACGAACTGTTCCTCGACTTTATTGCGCAGTGCTTGGCATGGGACCCAGAAAAGCGGATTCGGGCAGACGCGGCATTGCAGCATCCATGGTTTACGCATCCGATCGATGCACAGGTATCCTCGGCCATTCCGCGCGCCCAggcaccgcggcggccgcgtgcgACCGATGCCAATGGCTCCCTTTTGCCGCGTGCATCActgccgccggccgctgCGACATAG
- a CDS encoding uncharacterized protein (COG:U; COG:Y; EggNog:ENOG503NVCC) → MDPAYVQELHGLLQQANVPDTATVKAATEALQSRYLKNASAVPALFEIMATSPDLAVRQLAGVEMRKKLAKSTKVWTKHSVEVRDNIKSRLLEQIAREESALLRNGLARVIAEIARKELPHNAWPALLPWLFESAESPNAAQRQAAILVLFIVLETFVDGGDALKSHLPRIMSLFAKSLQDPESLEVRITTVRALGKVAENLETEDQADLAAMQSAVPQMVEILQQCLDTSHNEGVRQILDVFENLCMLETPILATHLAELMAFFVRNSANRDHEEELRLMCLNSLVWTIQYKRSRVQSLGLAKPLLEQLMPIATEEESDDIEEDTPARLALRVIDILATELPPSHVFPPLLEQVQAYATNADPMHRKAAMMAFGVSVEGCSEYIRPHMDELWPFVENGMRDPEPVVRKAACITLGCLCEMLDEECAAKHATFLPLIMELINASETQRQACTALDALLEVMGDDIAQYLPAIMERLTGLLDTAPIAVKATITGAIGSAAHAAKANFVPYFVPLMQRIQPFLQLKEEGEEMDLRGIATDTIGTFAEAVGKEHFRPYLPEMMKITVESLEMDQPRIRECAFIFFAVMSRVFGDEFGPYLEHIVPKMIASFQQSEHDPIPGAPGDGTITGMTVPGEDENDEDFVDLEEFNDAFLNVSTAVAVEKEVAADSLGELFNHTRSAFLPYVAQATEELIPLTSHFYQGIRKSAIATLFTFINTLYDLSNPQPWVPGVAVKVPLNADVQNIVQLIIPNIMEAWEAEDDRTAAIEICQSLATCLNKCGPAIIAPDWLEVTCTYTLLILEKKAPSQIDPEAGDEEDTEEVSEYESVLISAATDLVGAMANVLGSDFAGPLQQFLPQIAKYYSPGRSQSDRATAVGSLGEVIVGMKGAITPFTQDILALLSRSLVDEEPSVRSNSAFAAGVLIENSELDLSQHYTSLLTALQPLFEKSSDEADEVKTARDNACGCLARMIMKKPDAVPLDQALPILFSSLPLDNDLAEWTPVLLCLVQLVQTNNTVGMQYLDTILQLFHHVLSSEEDVLGGQLRGQLCAFLAQLNTQAPEKVAQYGLNQYLV, encoded by the exons ATGGAC CCCGCCTACGTGCAGGAATTGCACGGACTGCTTCAGCAGGCCAATGTGCCTGACACGGCGACCGTCAAGGCG GCCACGGAAGCGCTCCAGTCGCGCTACCTCAAGAATGCCAGTGCGGTGCCTGCGCTCTTTGAGATCATGGCCACCTCGCCCGACCTCGCTGTGCGTCAGCTGGCCGGCGTTGAGATGCGCAAGAAGCTCGCCAAGAGCACCAAGGTCTGGACGAAGCAcagcgtcgaggtgcgcgacaaCATCAAGtcgcgcctcctcgagcagatcgCACGCGAGGagagcgcgctgctgcgcaatgGCCTCGCGCGTGTCATTGCCGAGAtcgcgcgcaaggagctgccGCACAATGCGTGGCCTGCGCTGCTCCCGTGGCTCTTTGAGTCTGCCGAGTCGCCcaacgcggcgcagcgccaggctGCGATCCTCGTGCTGTTCATCGTGCTCGAGACCTTtgtcgacggcggcgacgcactcAAGTCGCACCTGCCGCGCATCATGAGCCTCTTTGCCAAGAGCCTGCAGGAccccgagtcgctcgaggtgcgcatcACCACCGTGCGTGCCCTCGGCAAGGTCGCCGAGAACCTCGAGACAGAGGACCAGGCGGACCTCGCGGCAATGcagagcgccgtgccgcagATGGTCGAGATCCTGCAGCAGTGCCTCGACACCTCGCACAACGAGGGCGTGCGCCAGATCCTCGATGTGTTTGAGAACCTGTGCATGCTCGAGACACCGAtcctcgcgacgcacctCGCAGAGCTGATGGCCTTCTTTGTGCGCAACAGCGCGAACCGCGACcacgaggaggagctgcgtcTGATGTGCCTCAACTCGCTCGTGTGGACGATCCAGTAcaagcgctcgcgcgtgcagagcctcggcctcgccaagccgctgctcgagcagctcatGCCGATCGCGACCGAGGAGGAGTCGGACGACATCGAGGAGGACACGCCcgcacgcctcgcgctgcgcgtgaTCGATATACTCGCCACCGAGCTCCCCCCGAGCCACGTCTTCCCGCCGCTCCTGGAGCAGGTGCAAGCGTACGCGACCAACGCCGACCCGATGCACCGCAAGGCGGCGATGATGGCCTTTGGCGTGAGCGTCGAGGGATGCTCCGAGTACATCCGCCCGCACATGGACGAGCTCTGGCCTTTTGTCGAGAACGGCATGCGCGACCCGGAGCCGGTggtgcgcaaggcggccTGCATCACGCTCGGCTGCCTGTGTGAGatgctggacgaggagTGCGCGGCGAAGCACGCCACGTTCCTGCCGCTGATCATGGAGCTGATCAATGCGTccgagacgcagcgccaggcgtgcacggccctcgacgcgctgctcgaggtgaTGGGCGACGACATTGCGCAGTACCTGCCCGCGATCATGGAGCGCCTCACGggcctgctcgacacggcgccgatcgccgTCAAGGCGACCATCACGGGCGCGATtggcagcgcggcgcacgccgccaaGGCCAACTTTGTGCCTTACTTTGTGCCGCTCATGCAACGCATCCAGCCTTTCCTGCAGCTCAAGgaggagggcgaggagATGGATTTGCGTGGCATTGCTACAGACACGATCGGCAcctttgccgaggcggtcggcAAGGAACACTTCCGCCCGTACCTGCCCGAGATGATGAAGATCACcgtcgagtcgctcgagatGGACCAGCCGCGCATCCGCGAGTGCGCTTTCATCTTCTTTGCAGTCATGTCGCGCGTGTTTGGCGACGAGTTCGGGCCGTACCTGGAGCACATCGTGCCCAAGATGATCGCCTCGTTCCAGCAGTCGGAGCACGACCCGATCcctggcgcgccgggcgacggGACCATCACCGGCATGACCGTCCcgggcgaggacgagaacgacgaggactttgtcgacctcgaggagTTCAACGACGCTTTCCTCAACGTCAGCACCGCGGTCGCTGTCGAGAAGGAGGTCGCGGccgactcgctcggcgaACTCTTTAACcacacgcgctcggcctttttgccgtacgtcgcgcaggcgaccGAGGAGCTCATCCCGCTCACCTCGCACTTTTACCAGGGCATCCGCAAGAGCGCGATCGCCACGCTCTTCACCTTTATTAACACGCTCTACGACCTGAGCAACCCGCAGCCGTGGGTGCCGGGCGTCGCCGTCAAGGTGCCGCTCAACGCAGACGTGCAGAACATCGTGCAGCTCATCATCCCCAACATTATGGAGGCATGGGAGGCCGAAGACGACCGCACGGCTGCGATCGAGATCTGCCAGTCGCTGGCGACGTGCCTGAACAAGTGCGGACCGGCGATCATCGCACCGGACTGGCTCGAGGTGACGTGCACCTACACGCTCCTCATCCTCGAAAAGAAGGCCCCGTCGCAGATCGACCCGGaggcgggcgacgaggaggacacGGAGGAGGTCAGCGAGTACGAGTCGGTGCTCATCAGCGCTGCTACGGATCTCGTGGGCGCAATGGCCAacgtgctcggcagcgactTTGCTGGTCCCCTCCAGCAGTTCCTCCCGCAGATCGCCAAGTACTACTCGCCGGGCCGCTCGCAGAGCGaccgcgcgacggccgtcggcTCGCTGGGCGAGGTGATTGTGGGCATGAAGGGCGCCATCACGCCGTTTACCCAAGAtatcctcgcgctcctctcgcgctcgctcgtggacgaggagccgtcggtgcgctccAACTCGGCGTTTGCTGCGGGCGTGCTGATCGAGAACAGCGAGCTGGACCTCTCGCAGCACTACACCTCTCTCCTCACTGCCCTCCAGCCGCTGTTTGAGAagagcagcgacgaggcggacgaggtCAAGACGGCCCGCGACAACGCCTGTGGCTGCCTTGCGCGCATGATCATGAAAAAGCCGGacgccgtgccgctggACCAGGCGCTGCCGATCCTCTTTtcgtcgctgccgctcgacaATGACCTCGCAGAGTGGACGCCAGTACTCCTCTGCTtggtgcagctcgtgcagacGAACAACACGGTGGGCATGCAGTACCTGGATACCATCCTCCAGCTCTTCCACCACGTCCTGAGCAGCGAGGAGGACGTGCTGGGCGGCCAGCTGCGTGGCCAGCTCTGTGCTTTCTTGGCGCAGCTCAACACACAAGCACCGGAGAAGGTCGCTCAGTACGGCCTGAACCAGTACCTCGTTTAG
- a CDS encoding uncharacterized protein (COG:O; EggNog:ENOG503PD6M): MVTNWYAILELEPTASAAEIRSAYRKQALRSHPDRAPTGEKEQATAKFKMVAEAYEVLGDDRRRWEYDRFEYPLLDGSMPADAFDMNHSSTSPNGHSFVWESSFDSARRAQQGRYGPEGFARGAFDPFELFNSMFARDFHEMEAADASASFDDPFAQMRGSAARSASDPFADFHTGASPFGAGTSPFSMMGGFPPMHTSHAGRGMSTFSSTSNFSTLGGSQGNFASESRKTTIVNGQRETVITKRDAQGNETVRRITPQGETVHVNGQLQSTIEAPKHPSVDMIANEETASNSSQRSDPTSTTRRKKWKLF, encoded by the coding sequence ATGGTCACGAACTGGTACgcgatcctcgagctggagcCAACGGCCTCTGCGGCTGAAATCCGATCGGCGTACCGgaagcaggcgctccgGTCGCACCCcgaccgtgcgccgacGGGGGAAAAAGAGCAGGCGACCGCCAAGTTCAAGatggtcgccgaggcgtacgaggtgctcggcgacgaccgccgccgctgggaATACGACCGGTTCGAGTACCCTCTGCTGGATGGTAGCATGCCTGCAGATGCCTTTGATATGAACcactcgtcgacgtcgcccaACGGCCACTCGTTCGTGTGGGAGAGCAGCTTcgactcggcgcggcgtgcccaGCAAGGGCGGTACGGCCCCGAGGGCTTCGCGCGTGGTGCTTTCGACCCCTTTGAGCTCTTCAACTCGATGTTTGCGCGCGACTTTCACGAGAtggaggcggccgacgcgtcggcgagcttcgACGACCCTTTTGCGCagatgcgcggcagcgcagcacgcagcgcaagtGATCCCTTCGCAGACTTCCACACCGGCGCGAGTCCGTTTGGCGCTGGTACGAGCCCCTTTTCGATGATGGGCGGCTTTCCGCCGATGCATACGAGCCATGCCGGCCGTGGCATGTCGACGTTTTCGAGTACGAGCAACTTTTCTACGTTGGGCGGCTCACAGGGCAACTTTGCCAGCGAGAGCCGCAAGACGACCATTGTCAATGGCCAGCGCGAGACGGTCATCACcaagcgcgacgcacaAGGCAACGagaccgtgcgccgcatcacGCCGCAGGGCGAGACGGTGCACGTCAACGGCCAACTTCAGTCCACAATCGAGGCGCCAAAGCACCCCAGCGTGGACATGATCGCAAACGAGGAGACCGCTTCCAACTCCTCCCAGCGCTCGGACCCCACGTCAACCACGCGCCGGAAAAAGTGGAAGCTGTTCTGA